A stretch of the Agelaius phoeniceus isolate bAgePho1 chromosome 1, bAgePho1.hap1, whole genome shotgun sequence genome encodes the following:
- the NDUFB9 gene encoding NADH dehydrogenase [ubiquinone] 1 beta subcomplex subunit 9 — protein sequence MAAPGAPRRRQRQRQRQRGQGGRGRALSRHAPRGGRPAEPGAMAAYLTHQQKVLRLYKKSLRHLESWCIHRDKYRYFACLLRDRFDKNKDVKDMVKATELLKAGEEEFWASQHPQPYVFADSPGGVAYERYEMYKIPEWCLDFWHPSEKAMYPDYFAKREQWKKLQRESWEREVKQLQEETPSDGPKTEALPPARKEGHLPPMWWHHVTRPREQPM from the exons ATGGCGGCTCCGGGCGcgccccggcggcggcagcggcagcggcagcggcagcgcgGGCAGGGAGGGCGGGGCCGCGCCCTCTCCCGGCATGCCCCGCGCGGAGGGAGGCCCGCGGAGCCGGGCGCCATGGCCGCCTACCTGACGCACCAGCAGAAGGTGCTGCGGCTGTACAAGAAATCCCTGCGGCACCTCGAGTCTTGGTGCATCCATCG AGACAAGTACCGCTACTTCGCCTGCCTCCTGAGGGACCGCTTCGATAAGAACAAGGATGTGAAGGACATGGTGAAAGCCACCGAGCTGCTGAAGGCCGGCGAGGAGGAGTTCTGGGCcagccagcacccacagccGTACGTCTTCGCCGACTCCCCCGGGGGCGTTGCGTACGAGCGGTACGAGATGTACAAG ATTCCTGAATGGTGCTTGGATTTCTGGCACCCTTCTGAGAAGGCAATGTATCCTGATTACTTTGCCAAACGAGAGCAGTGGAAGAAGCTGCAGAGGGAAAGCTGGGAAAGAGAG GTTAAGCAGTTACAAGAAGAAACTCCATCTGATGGTCCAAAAACTGAAGCTTTGCCTCCAGCTCGTAAGGAAGGGCATCTGCCCCCCATGTGGTGGCATCATGTCACTCGACCTCGTGAACAGCCCATGTGA